Genomic window (Synechococcales cyanobacterium T60_A2020_003):
CACGGCGATCAGCTATGGGGGTTGCTCGCCGCCCATCACTGTGCCGCTCCACGGGACTGGCAATCGTCAGAGGTCGAAGTTTTACAGCGAATTTCAGCCCAGGTGGCGATCGCCATTCAGCAGTCGGAACTCTATCACCAAGCCCAGACGGAGCTTCAAGAACGGTTGCAGATAGAAGCAGAGTTGAAACAAGCTACCCAGAAGCAGTTTGTGATTGCGGAAATGGGGCAGCGAGCGCTGGAGTCGAACAACCTAGACCAAACTCTATCCGATATTGTTGAAGTCATTGCCAGTACGCTGCGCGTATCCCATGTGTGCGTCCTAGAATTGCTGCCGAACCAAGCCGCACTGTTGCTGAGAGCGGGCAAAGGCTGGAAAAACGGTTGGGTGGGGCAAGCGAGAGTGTCGGCAAGCGGTCAGTCCCAGGCCGGATATACGCTGGCGATCGCCCAGCCTGTGATTGTAGACGATCTTCGTACCGAAACCCGCTTTAGCGGTACGCCGTTTCTCCACAATGCTGGCATTGTGAGTGGCATCAGCCTTCCGATTCAGGGTAAACACTTTCCCTACGGTGTGCTGAGTATCCATTCTAAAACGGCTCGTCATTTCGGTCGAGACGACCTCAACTTTTTGCAGGCTGTTGCCAACATTATTTCGTCAGTTGTCAAACGTCAGCAAACAGAAGCAGAACTGAGTCAGTTTTTTAACCTATCCTTGGATTTGCTGTGTATTGCTGGAGCCGATGGCTTCTTCAAGCGGGTTAATCCTCAATTTCAGGCTGTTTTGGGGTATTCAGAATCTGAACTCTATGAGCGTCCCATCCTCGACTTTGTATATCCTGACGATCGCGCCATCACCCAAAGGCAACTGACTCTGTTAGCGGATGGGGTTCCTGTGGTCGATTTTCACAATCGCTATCTGGATCGAGATGGCACCTACCATTGGTTTTCGTGGATGGCGACGCCAACGGACGATGGCCTCATCTATGCGGTTGCCCGCGACATTACAGAGCAGAAGGAAGCTGAAGATGCCCTTCAAAAAATGAACGAGGAACTGGAGCGTCGGGTCGCGCAACGAACGATTGCCCTCCAGCAACAGGTCGATCGTGAAAAGCTGATGAATAATCTGACTCAGCGCATTCGAGAATCTCTGGACTTGTCCGCGATTTTGAACACGGCAGTCTTAGAAATTCGCAAGATTTTGATTGCGGATCGGGTGTTGGTCATTCGCATGAGAGCCGATCAACCGGGAATGGCGATCGCCGAAGCGCGTGAAGCCGACTATGCCTCGGCATTACACCAATCCCTATCGTTTCTGTGTACCCCCCAGGATTACGACGTTTATGCGAAAGGGGATGCCCGTTCCCACGATGATCTGGCATCCCTCGCCTTGCCTGAGGCGATCGCCGATGAAATTAAAACCTACGAAATCCGTTCCGCCATCGCCATTCCGATTCTGCAGCGAGATGAGTTGTGGGGGTTGCTTGTTGCCCATCAGTGCTCCTACCTGCGACGGTGGACGCTCCAAGAAATTACCATTTTGCAACAAATTGCCGAACAATTGGCGATCGCCACTCAACAATCAGAACTGTATGAACAGCTTCAGATCCAGCTCTGTGAACGACAACAGGTTGAAGAAGCGATGCGAACCTCCCTGCGGGAGAAAGAGGTGCTGCTGAAGGAGATTCACCACCGGGTTAAAAATAATCTGCTGGTGGTGACGAGCTTACTCGAACTGCAGTCCGATCACACAAATCATCCGATGCTGTCCAAGCTATTGTTAGACAGCCAAAACCGCATCCACTCCATGGCGCTCATCCATGAAAAGCTGTATCGAACGTCGAGCCTCAACCGAATTAACGCGAAAGACTACTTGCAAGACCTTGCCGAGCATGTGTTTGAGTCCTATCATCCCCAAGGTCAAGAGATTCATTTGCACTGTGCGATCGCCCCAATAGAGCTGAATATCGAAACCGCCAATCCCTGTGGGTTGATCGTCAACGAACTCCTTTCCAATGCCCTGAAACATGCCTTTAGCGATCGCTCTACGGGGCATGTGAAGCTGTCATTACAACCCATGGATTCTCAAACCCTGCTGCTCACGGTGCAAGACGACGGTATTGGCTTTCCAGAGGATCTGAAACTCGGTCATATCGACTCTCTGGGGATGGAACTGGTCTATACCTTGACCCAACAACTCGAAGGCACCCTAGAACTCA
Coding sequences:
- a CDS encoding GAF domain-containing protein, whose translation is MRDPVALASDAFPDPVESQAGCDRLLANILQRIRFSLELPRTFKSIVTEVQTFLACDRVVIYRFNSDWSGSVVAESVRHSFTALMGQVICDPCFAENLVEPYRNGRIQVTSNVNHSQLSECHIRLLKSIQVQALIVVPVLHGDQLWGLLAAHHCAAPRDWQSSEVEVLQRISAQVAIAIQQSELYHQAQTELQERLQIEAELKQATQKQFVIAEMGQRALESNNLDQTLSDIVEVIASTLRVSHVCVLELLPNQAALLLRAGKGWKNGWVGQARVSASGQSQAGYTLAIAQPVIVDDLRTETRFSGTPFLHNAGIVSGISLPIQGKHFPYGVLSIHSKTARHFGRDDLNFLQAVANIISSVVKRQQTEAELSQFFNLSLDLLCIAGADGFFKRVNPQFQAVLGYSESELYERPILDFVYPDDRAITQRQLTLLADGVPVVDFHNRYLDRDGTYHWFSWMATPTDDGLIYAVARDITEQKEAEDALQKMNEELERRVAQRTIALQQQVDREKLMNNLTQRIRESLDLSAILNTAVLEIRKILIADRVLVIRMRADQPGMAIAEAREADYASALHQSLSFLCTPQDYDVYAKGDARSHDDLASLALPEAIADEIKTYEIRSAIAIPILQRDELWGLLVAHQCSYLRRWTLQEITILQQIAEQLAIATQQSELYEQLQIQLCERQQVEEAMRTSLREKEVLLKEIHHRVKNNLLVVTSLLELQSDHTNHPMLSKLLLDSQNRIHSMALIHEKLYRTSSLNRINAKDYLQDLAEHVFESYHPQGQEIHLHCAIAPIELNIETANPCGLIVNELLSNALKHAFSDRSTGHVKLSLQPMDSQTLLLTVQDDGIGFPEDLKLGHIDSLGMELVYTLTQQLEGTLEL